The genome window TTGGCGGTGTTCGCCGCCGATCAACTAGCAGTTATTTATAAGCGAGCGGCTGGGGCTTTGGCGGTGTTCGCTGTCGATCCGCAGTCAGCTATTTATAAACGAGCGGCTGAACGCCGGACGGAATCACCACGAACGACACCCCGATAAAGAGCGGTACCGATTTCACGTCACCGAGTGACCGGGAAACCATGACGGGACTGTACTACGAGGAGTTCGAGGTCGGCGAGACCATCGAACACGCGAAGCGACGGACGATAAGCGAGGCGGACAACCAGCGCTTCTGCGACATGACGATGAACCAGCAGCCGCTCCACCTCGACGCCGACTTCGCCGGGGAGACCCAGTTCGGCGAACGGATCGTGAACGGGCTGTACACGATGTCGCTCGCGGTCGGCCTCACCATCCCGGAGACGACCGACGGGACCATCGTCGCGAACCTCTCGTACGACGACGTCGAACACCCGAACCCCGTCTTCCACGGCGACACGATCCGCGCGCGGTCGACGGTCACCGACAAGCGGGAGACGAGCGACGGCGAGCGCGGCGTCGTCACCATGCGCGTGGAGGCGTTCAAGGTCGTCGACGGCGACGACGACGTCCTCGTCTGCGAGCTCGAGCGGACGGTGCTCTCGGAGAAGCGGCGGGCGGACGACGGGAGCGAATAGGCCGGCCAGGCGGCGACCCGAGACCGCGGCGTCGGCCCCGGTCAGTCCTCGCTGGCCAACAGCAGCCCGAGGTAGGAGGTCCGGACCTGGTCGTCCGCGTCGAGGCCGAGGCGGCCGAGCGCCTCGACCGCCGCGTCGCGCGCCGCGTCGACCTCGCCCTCCGCCTCGACCTCCCGCTCGATCTCGACGTACTCGTCGAGCCCGCTCACGGCGTCGAGCGTCACCGTGAAGCCGTCGTACGACCAGAACTCGCGGCGCTTCTCGACGGTCGCGGCCGGCTCGAAGCCGAGCCCCGAGAGGACCGCGGCGAGGGCCTCGCCGTCGTCGACGCCCGTCTCGTGTTCGGCGCGCGTCTTCGAGGCCGCCTCGAGGAGCGGTCCTTTATAAGTGACCGTCGCAGACGCGTCGGCGTCGGCTTCCGCAAACGCGTCGACGTCGGCTCCCGACGACG of Halorubrum trapanicum contains these proteins:
- the cyaB gene encoding class IV adenylate cyclase: MYEVEIKVPADLDATRERLCEAGAERVDARRQRDTYYDAPHREFAETDEALRIRRETPLAAEDGPSSGADVDAFAEADADASATVTYKGPLLEAASKTRAEHETGVDDGEALAAVLSGLGFEPAATVEKRREFWSYDGFTVTLDAVSGLDEYVEIEREVEAEGEVDAARDAAVEALGRLGLDADDQVRTSYLGLLLASED
- a CDS encoding MaoC family dehydratase produces the protein MTGLYYEEFEVGETIEHAKRRTISEADNQRFCDMTMNQQPLHLDADFAGETQFGERIVNGLYTMSLAVGLTIPETTDGTIVANLSYDDVEHPNPVFHGDTIRARSTVTDKRETSDGERGVVTMRVEAFKVVDGDDDVLVCELERTVLSEKRRADDGSE